In Aspergillus luchuensis IFO 4308 DNA, chromosome 1, nearly complete sequence, the following are encoded in one genomic region:
- the SEC7 gene encoding Arf family guanine nucleotide exchange factor SEC7 (BUSCO:EOG092602UY;~COG:U;~EggNog:ENOG410PG3R;~InterPro:IPR016024,IPR035999,IPR023394,IPR032629, IPR032691,IPR015403,IPR000904;~PFAM:PF16213,PF12783,PF09324,PF01369;~go_function: GO:0005086 - ARF guanyl-nucleotide exchange factor activity [Evidence IEA];~go_process: GO:0032012 - regulation of ARF protein signal transduction [Evidence IEA]) — MAEVENGSVNEPPTQTSTTLPPVDNKEDVAGDVLAHTESPVDGDKPAPPEVSDSQGIDAQESEEAHSSPEQLETAENTESPGQAPSSPEEAVASSEPKADTEPESTSKPDTQDQPADTSPVVPAVNVEEESSADKQDVASIPHQDEIPSDSRMRSDSRSTTATFATHRSVTVSSTVFIVTALDTIGASKEARRSKELEDAVKSALANVKQSDGQPIDPELIFRPLQLATKTFSIPLQVTALDCIGKLITYSYFAFPSSQDGKTPESEANPEQPPLIERAIDAICDCFENEATPVEIQQQIIKSLLAAVLNDKIVVHGAGLLKAVRQIYNIFIYSKSSQNQQIAQGSLTQMVSTVFDRVQVRLDLKELRLRDGEKGQTGSSDAVTLETADTPQATEDDHDSDAPSAVASDQPVTKEPVEKLTLQSFESNKDVTSVNDNAPTMVTRARGNQRSARSMSAASAEDIDGTSDDDEDEIYVKDAFLVFRALCKLSHKILSHDQQQDLKSQNMRSKLLSLHLIHYLINNHVVTFTSPLLTIKISSNSPDAMTLLQAVRPHLCLSLSRNGSSSVPRVFEVCCEIFWLMLKDMRVMMKKELEVFLKEIYLTILEKRNSPLFQKQYFMEILERLAGDPRALVEMYLNYDCDRTALENIFQNIIEQLSRYASIPVTVTAFQQQQYQEHHVKVSTIGNDWHQRGTLPPNLTTASVANVHQPNLQHVPPDYILKNQAVECLVEILQSLDNWASQRLVDQAAPVLNSSSQKSIDNPRDSMETTAATYLSSPRIESTDGSTTPVAEDDPSQIEKVKQRKIAFTNAIQQFNFKAKRGIKLFIKDGFVRSSSPEDIAAFLFRNERLDKAMIGEYLGEGEPENIAIMHAFVDMMEFSKRRFVDALRQFLQHFRLPGEAQKIDRFMLKFAERYVTQNPNAFANADTAYVLAYSVIMLNTDQHSAKIKGRRMTKEDFIKNNRGINDNQDLPDDYLGSIYDEIANNEIVLDTEREHAANLGIPTSAPSGGLASRAGQVFATVGRDIQGEKYAQASEEMANKTEQLYRSLIRAQRKTAVKEALSRFIPATSVQHVGSMFNVTWMSFLSGLSAPMQDTQYLEIIRLCMGGMKLAIRISCAFELETPRVAFVTALAKFTNLGNVREMVAKNVEALKALLDVALTEGNHLKGSWREILTCVSQLDRLQLLTDGVDEGSLPDVSRARIVTQPSTDGSRKSMQASRRPRPRSINGPTAFRTEVAMESRSAEMIRGVDRIFTNTANLSHEAIIDFIKALSEVSWQEIQSSGQTESPRTYSLQKLVEISYYNMTRVRIEWSKIWEVLGQHFNHVGCHSNTTVVFFALDSLRQLSMRFMEIEELPGFKFQKDFLKPFEHVMANSNAVTVKDMILRCLIQMIQARGDNIRSGWKTMFGVFTVAAREPYEGIVNMAFEHVTQIYNTRFGVVITQGAFPDLVVCLTEFSKNSKFQKKSLQAIETLKSTVTKMLRTPECPLSHRGASPEGFHEDATNLSQQLTRQSKEEQFWYPILIAFQDVLMTGDDLEVRSQALTYLFETLIRHGGEFPQEFWDVLWRQLLYPIFVVLQSKSEMSKVPNHEELSVWLSTTMIQALRNMITLFTHYFDALEYMLGRILELLTLCICQENDTIARIGSNCLQQLILQNVTKFQLEHWKKVVGAFVELFSKTTAYELFTAAASISSKSPGSLKPANGESASNEESGQESSETASDQEHVAEAQKANGTQNVTSEHEEGDMPAASTPALEDYRPQADAQQQPAAVTVARRRFFNRIITNCVLQLLMIETVHELFSNDKVYAQIPSHELLRLMGLLKKSYQFAKKFNEDKELRMQLWRQGFMKQPPNLLKQESGSAATYVHILFRMYHDEREERRSSRAETEAALIPLCADIIRSFVRLDEDSQHRNVVAWRPVVVDVLEGYTNFPSDGFDKHIGTFYPLAVDLLARDLNPEIRISLQSLLRRIGEAKLGIPVGQTSLQSGHRNSVSSQYSRKHSGGH, encoded by the exons CAAGGAGGATGTTGCCGGCGATGTCCTAGCGCATACGGAATCACCTGTCGACGGAGATAAACCCGCACCACCGGAGGTTTCGGATAGTCAAGGAATTGATGCTCAGGAATCAGAGGAGGCTCATTCATCACCAGAACAATTGGAAACTGCTGAAAACACAGAGTCGCCGGGTCAAGCCCCAAGCTCTCCGGAGGAAGCCGTCGCATCATCAGAACCCAAGGCTGACACCGAGCCTGAGTCGACCTCGAAGCCCGATACACAGGACCAACCTGCGGACACATCACCGGTAGTTCCGGCTGTCAACGTTGAAGAGGAATCTTCGGCTGACAAGCAAGATGTTGCTTCCATCCCGCATCAAGATGAGATTCCCTCCGATTCACGCATGCGCTCCGATTCAAGATCGACGACAGCTACATTTGCAACACATCGCTCGGTCACGGTCAGCTCTACCGTTTTTATTGTGACGGCGTTGGATACAATCGGCGCGTCTAAGGAAGCGCGGAGAAGCAAAGAACTTGAGGATGCTGTGAAGAGTGCCCTCGCAAACGTCAAACAGTCGGATGGCCAGCCCATTGACCCTGAGCTCATATTCCGCCCTCTGCAGCTGGCCACGAAAACCTTCAGTATTCCTCTACAGGTCACGGCCCTCGATTGCATCGGAAAATTGATAACCTACTCATACTTCGCCTTCCCTTCATCTCAAGATGGGAAGACGCCAGAGTCGGAGGCCAACCCTGAACAGCCACCCCTGATTGAGCGAGCAATTGATGCAATCTGCGACTGCTTTGAGAACGAAGCCACACCCGTTGAGATTCaacaacaaatcatcaagTCACTCCTTGCGGCAGTTCTGAACGACAAGATCGTCGTGCATGGAGCAGGTCTCCTGAAGGCTGTCCGCCAGATTtacaacatcttcatctacTCCAAATCATCTCAGAATCAGCAAATCGCGCAAGGGTCCTTGACACAGATGGTCAGCACTGTATTTGATAGGGTCCAGGTACGGTTGGACTTGAAAGAGCTACGTTTGCGCGATGGCGAGAAAGGCCAGACAGGCTCTTCGGATGCTGTGACTCTAGAAACAGCCGACACACCACAAGCAACAGAAGATGATCACGACTCAGATGCCCCATCTGCCGTAGCCTCCGACCAGCCTGTCACGAAGGAGCCCGTGGAGAAATTGACGTTGCAAAGTTTCGAGTCGAACAAGGACGTGACCTCGGTCAACGATAATGCTCCCACGATGGTTACTCGTGCCAGAGGCAATCAGAGATCTGCTCGGTCAATGTCTGCAGCCTCAGCAGAGGACATTGACGGCActtccgatgatgatgaagacgaaataTATGTCAAAGACGCATTTTTGGTTTTCAGGGCACTCTGCAAGCTGAGCCACAAAATACTGAGCCATGATCAACAGCAAGATCTCAAGTCTCAGAACATGAGATCAAAATTGCTCTCATTGCACCTTATTCATTACCTCATCAACAATCACGTTGTGACCTTTACATCTCCCCTCCTGACTATAAAAATTAGCTCCAACAGCCCGGATGCTATGACACTACTACAAGCTGTCCGGCCTCACTTGTGTTTAAGTTTGAGTCGGAATGGGTCTAGCTCGGTGCCTAGAGTGTTCGAAGTTTGCTGTGAGATATTCTGGCTAATGCTGAAGGATatgagagtgatgatgaag AAAGAACTTGAGGTTTTCCTAAAGGAGATATACTTGACTATTCTCGAAAAGCGCAATTCTCCCCTTTTCCAGAAACAGTACTTCATGGAAATCTTGGAGCGATTGGCAGGTGATCCGCGCGCCTTGGTGGAAATGTACCTCAACTATGACTGCGACAGAACCGCGTTGGAAAATATTTTCCAAAA TATTATTGAGCAGTTGTCACGGTATGCAAGTATCCCAGTCACAGTCACCGCTTTccagcaacaacagtatCAGGAGCATCATGTCAAGGTTTCGACTATCGGTAACGACTGGCATCAACGGGGAACTCTACCGCCCAACCTTACCACAGCTAGCGTAGCCAATGTTCATCAGCCAAACCTACAGCATGTGCCCCCTGATTATATACTGAAGAATCAGGCGGTCGAGTGCCTGGTGGAAATCCTTCAGTCATTAGACAACTGGGCTTCCCAGCGTTTGGTCGATCAAGCGGCGCCAGTTCTCAACTCCTCTTCTCAGAAGTCAATCGACAATCCTAGGGATTCAATGGAAACGACTGCCGCTACCtatctttcttctccgaggATCGAAAGCACCGACGGCAGTACCACACCTGTGGCGGAGGACGACCCGAGCCAGATTGAGAAGGTCAAGCAAAGAAAGATCGCCTtcaccaacgccatccaaCAGTTCAACTTCAAGGCCAAGCGGGGAATCAAGCTCTTTATCAAAGATGGCTTTGTACGTTCCAGTTCACCGGAGGACATTGCCGCGTTCTTGTTCCGGAATGAACGGTTGGATAAAGCCATGATTGGTGAGTATCTTGGTGAAGGAGAGCCTGAGAATATCGCCATCATGCATGCTTTCGTTGATATGATGGAGTTTTCGAAGCGGCGCTTCGTCGATGCTCTGCGTCAATTCCTACAGCACTTCCGCTTGCCAGGAGAGGCACAGAAGATCGATCGCTTCATGCTCAAGTTTGCAGAGCGCTATGTAACGCAGAATCCGAACGCATTTGCAAACGCGGATACGGCCTACGTTCTTGCTTACTCCGTCATCATGCTCAACACCGATCAGCATAGTGCCAAGATCAAGGGCCGCCGCATGACGAAGGAAGatttcatcaagaacaacaGGGGTATCAACGATAACCAGGATTTGCCTGATGATTATCTTGGTTCCATCTACGACGAAATCGCAAACAATGAAATTGTGTTGGATACTGAGAGAGAACATGCTGCCAATCTTGGCATTCCGACGTCTGCACCCAGCGGTGGCCTCGCGTCCAGGGCTGGACAAGTTTTTGCAACGGTGGGACGCGATATACAAGGTGAAAAGTACGCGCAGGCTTCTGAGGAAATGGCAAACAAGACCGAGCAGCTTTATCGTAGTCTGATACGGGCTCAGCGCAAAACAGCTGTCAAGGAAGCTCTCTCACGCTTCATCCCGGCAACCTCTGTCCAACATGTTGGTTCCATGTTCAATGTCACCTGGATGTCTTTCCTTTCTGGCTTGTCTGCTCCGATGCAGGACACCCAATACCTCGAAATCATCCGACTTTGCATGGGAGGTATGAAGCTGGCTATACGTATCAGTTGCGCGTTCGAACTTGAGACCCCGCGGGTCGCGTTTGTGACCGCCTTGGCCAAGTTTACCAACTTGGGCAACGTCAGGGAGATGGTAGCAAAGAACGTGGAGGCGTTGAAAGCCTTGCTTGACGTCGCTCTTACGGAAGGAAACCATCTCAAGGGCTCTTGGAGAGAGATTCTCACCTGCGTCAGTCAACTCGACCGTCTTCAGCTCCTCACtgatggtgtggatgaaggTTCCCTACCTGATGTCTCTCGAGCTCGTATCGTGACTCAGCCATCCACGGACGGATCTCGGAAGTCGATGCAAGCATCAAGACGGCCTCGCCCCCGGTCTATCAATGGACCTACAGCTTTCCGTACCGAGGTTGCAATGGAGAGTCGATCTGCAGAAATGATAAGGGGAGTGGACCGCATCTTCACCAATACGGCCAATCTCTCCCACGAGGCCATCATCGATTTCATTAAGGCCCTCAGCGAGGTCAGCTGGCAGGAGATCCAATCGTCTGGGCAAACTGAATCTCCTCGGACGTATAGCCTGCAGAAACTGGTAGAAATCAGTTACTACAACATGACGAGAGTCAGGATAGAATGGTCAAAGATTTGGGAGGTCCTCGGACAGCACTTCAATCATGTGGGTTGCCATTCAAATACCACAGTGGTCTTCTTCGCTCTTGATTCGCTTCGCCAACTGTCAATGCGCTTTatggagattgaggagctgCCAGGTTTCAAGTTCCAAAAGGACTTCCTCAAGCCATTTGAACATGTTATGGCGAACAGCAACGCTGTCACTGTCAAGGATATGATTCTTCGTTGTCTCATCCAGATGATCCAGGCACGTGGGGACAACATTCGCTCAGGTTGGAAAACTATGTTTGGCGTCTTTACGGTTGCTGCTCGCGAGCCGTATGAAGGCATTGTCAATATGGCTTTCGAGCATGTGACCCAGATCTACAACACTCGCTTTGGAGTCGTTATAACACAGGGTGCCTTCCCTGACCTCGTTGTCTGCCTCACTGAATTTTCCAAAAACTCGAAATTCCAGAAGAAGTCGTTGCAGGCAATTGAGACCTTGAAGTCTACTGTTACGAAAATGCTGAGGACGCCAGAGTGCCCGCTGTCTCACCGTGGTGCATCACCGGAGGGCTTCCATGAAGATGCTACCAACCTTTCCCAGCAGCTCACCCGTCAGTCCAAGGAGGAGCAGTTTTGGTACCCGATCTTGATCGCATTCCAAGATGTTCTGATGACTGGTGACGATCTTGAAGTCCGGTCACAAGCGTTGACGTATCTCTTTGAGACATTGATCCGTCATGGCGGTGAATTCCCGCAAGAATTTTGGGATGTACTTTGGAGGCAGCTCCTGTATCCTATTTTCGTGGTGCTACAGTCCAAATCGGAAATGTCTAAGGTGCCTAATCATGAAGAGCTTTCTGTGTGGCTGTCAACCACCATGATCCAAGCACTGCGGAATATGATTACTCTGTTCACCCATTACTTCGACGCATTGGAGTACATGCTCGGTCGGATTCTTGAGCTCCTCACTTTGTGCATCTGTCAGGAGAATGATACGATTGCACGGATCGGTAGCAACTGTTTGCAGCAGCTAATCTTGCAAAATGTTACCAAATTCCAGCTGGAACACTGGAAGAAGGTCGTTGGCGCTTTTGTCGAGCTTTTCAGCAAGACTACAGCTTACGAGTTGTTTACCGCTGCTGCGTCCATCTCTTCAAAATCGCCTGGCTCGCTGAAACCTGCAAATGGAGAATCAGCCTCGAATGAAGAGTCGGGACAAGAGTCTTCCGAAACCGCATCCGATCAGGAACACGTCGCTGAAGCGCAAAAGGCCAATGGAACGCAAAATGTGACCTCTGAGCACGAAGAAGGTGACATGCCTGCGGCCTCAACTCCTGCATTAGAGGATTACAGACCTCAGGCAGATGCCCAGCAACAGCCGGCCGCAGTTACCGTGGCTCGACGCCGGTTCTTCAACCGTATCATCACCAATTGTGTGCTCCAGCTGCTCATGATCGAGACTGTCCATGAACTTTTTTCAAATGATAAAGTCTACGCCCAGATTCCCAGTCACGAGCTGCTTCGCCTGATGGgtttgctgaagaagagtTATCAATTCGCGAAGAAGTTCAACGAGGACAAGGAATTGCGGATGCAGCTTTGGCGTCAAGGGTTCATGAAGCAGCCTCCCAACCTCCTCAAACAAGAGAGTGGAAGCGCCGCCACATATGTCCACATCCTCTTCCGAATGTATCACGATGAAAGAGAGGAGCGTAGAAGCAGCCGTGCTGAAACAGAGGCGGCTTTGATTCC ACTCTGTGCGGATATAATTCGCAGCTTCGTCCGTCTTGACGAAGACTCTCAGCATCGTAACGTGGTTGCCTGGCGTCCAGTTGTTGTGGATGTCCTCGAAGGCTACACCAACTTCCCTTCCGACGGCTTCGACAAGCACATTGGGACTTTCTACCCATTAGCCGTTGATCTCTTGGCTCGTGACCTGAACCCCGAGATTCGGATTTCGCTCCAATCCTTGCTGCGCCGAATCGGTGAGGCGAAACTAGGTATACCTGTCGGCCAAACATCTCTGCAGTCTGGTCACAGGAACTCTGTGTCGAGTCAGTACTCCCGCAAACACAGCGGGGGACACTAG